The genomic stretch CTCCCCGTCTGACCTGATGGAAGCGAAATCTCAGAACATTTCGATCCTGTCCTATCTGGCTAACCACTTTAATAACCCGGTTATGGGCTATCTGGCACCGGTTATCGCCACTATCGCCATTTCCAAATCGTTCCTGGGTCACTACCTGGGTGCAGGTGAAGGCCTGAACGGCATGATGACAAAAATGCTGCGCAGCCGCGGTAAGACAGTTTCAACCGCCAAACTGAACCGCATCACTGCCCTGTTCATGCTGGTCACCACCTGGCTGGTCGCCACACTGAACCCGAGCATTCTGGGTATGATTGAAACCATGGGCGGCCCGGTTATCGCTTGTCTGCTGTTCCTGATGCCGATGTACGCTATCCGTAAAGTACCGGCCATGCGTCAGTACAGCGGCGCGCTGAGCAACGTGTTCGTCACCCTGCTGGGCCTGATCGCCATCACCGCCATCGTTTACACCCTGTTCGAGTAATTCCTCTGTCCCTCCCGACGCAGGCGGTGCTGCTGCCTGCGTCAGCTGAAAGGAACCCCCTATGGTCAGCGTATTTGATATTTTCAAAATTGGTATCGGCCCTTCCAGTTCGCATACCGTTGGTCCGATGAAAGCTGGCAACATGTTCACCGACGATCTGGTCAACCTGTCTCTGATTTCATCGGTTGACGCCATTATTGTTGATGTTTATGGCTCGCTGGCTCTGACCGGCAAGGGCCACCACACCGATATCGCCATCATTATGGGACTGGCGGGCAATTTGCCAGACAGCGTGGATATCGACGCGATCCCGGCCTTTATTCAACAAGTACAGCACAGCGGCCGTCTGCCGTTGCTCAATGGGCGCTATGAGGTCAACTTCCCGCTGGACAGCGCACTGCGCTTCCAACCGGAGAACCTGCCGCTGCACGAAAACGGCATGACAATCCGTGCGCTCGACGCCAGTAAAAACGTGCTGTACAGCAAAACCTATTATTCGATCGGTGGCGGTTTTGTCGTCGATCAGGAACACTTCGGCCAGCCAATGGCACAGGAAGAGCGCGCGCCCTGGCCGTTCTATTCTGCCCGACAACTGCTTCAGCATTGTCACGATAATTGCCTGTCGCTGTCAGCGGTGGTGATGAAAAATGAAATCGCCATGCACGGCCGCGATGCGCTGGAAACGTATTTCGCCAGCGTCTGGCAAACCATGCAAAACGCTATTCATCGCGGTATGAATACCGAGGGCGTACTTCCTGGCCCGCTGCGCGTGCCACGTCGTGCCTCGGCGTTACACCGGTTATTGTTCACCAACGGGCGTTTTTCCAATGACCCGATGGATGCCATGGATTGGGTCAACATGTTCGCGATGGCGGTATCAGAAGAGAACGCCGCAGGTGGCCGGGTAGTCACAGCACCGACCAATGGTGCGTGTGGCATTATTCCTGCCGTGTTGGCCTACTACGACCGATTCATTCAACCGGTAACGCCAGACACGTACCTGCGCTATTTCCTGGCTGCCGGGGCCATCGGCATTCTGTTTAAAATGAATGCGTCGATTTCCGGTGCAGAAGTCGGTTGTCAGGGAGAAGTGGGTGTTGCCTGTTCGATGGCAGCAGCCGGTCTGGCTGAACTGCTGGGTGCCAACCCAGAGCAGGTGTGCATCGCGGCGGAAATCGGTATGGAGCACAATCTTGGACTGACCTGCGACCCGGTTGCTGGCCAGGTTCAGGTGCCTTGCATCGAGCGTAACGCCATTGCATCTGTTAAAGCGATCAACGCTGCCCGTATGGCAATTCGTCGCTCCAGCGAACCCCGTGTTTCTCTGGATAAAGTGATTGAAACCATGTACGAAACCGGCAAAGACATGAACGCCAAATACCGCGAGACATCCCGCGGAGGCCTGGCGATTAAAGTGGTGCAATGTGAATAAACACGATGTGCGCCTGAGCGCGCACCTCGTTAACCATTGATCTCATAACCAATTGTTCTCATAACCAATTGATCTCATACACAATTAGCCTCACTAGCAATCATCAGCATCACTAGCAACAACCTTTACTGACACCAGTCGCCAACAACAGTACCCGCAGCATAACGCGCTGATACGTCCAGGGAAAAATAAGCCACCGGGCTGATGCAACCACATCAGCCCGGTGTATTTTTAGTCATACTGTATTTTTGGATAATACCGTGTTTTGACTCGCCGCGTAGTCGAGTATTACGGGTGTCGAGTATCATGGATGTTGAAAATCGGTACGTTAAGCACCGCGCCCGCCGAGTAACGGTACGCTGTCAGGATGGTTTTTTCTCGTTGTCCGGCCAGGACCAGATCAGGTTGTTTTCTGCTGCAGACACATACCAGTCAAGTGCACTGGCGACCGGTTTCGGCATGGATTCAGCTGCTGTAACAGGGGTGGGTGTGTCAGTGTTTTTCTTACGAATGCGTAGCGGTGCACGAGACTGCCCACCATTTAAGCGCGCATTGAAGTTCTCTACCTCGGTATCAAACAGCACGCCTTCCAGTTGATGCAGACGGTTCAACCCACGCAGGATCGCCAGCAGGCTGCTCAGGGTAATGGACTCCCCCATCTCCGCCCGTTTGATGGTCGCGATGCCAAGCCCGGCGCGCTCGGCCAGATCCACCTGGGATAACCGCTGCTGAATACGTGCGTCTTTTATACGTCGACACAGCTCGGTGATGATGTCACCTTCGCTCATGGTACTGAATCTCATAATGCCGCTATCTGCCCCCACGCTAAGTTGCGCGCAGTTTATCATCACTCGCTGCAATCACAGCGATGGGCGAACAACTAAACGTCAGTTTCTCGATGCAGGTCAATTTTTCATAAGAAAAAAGTATGGATTCGACAGTGCGCATAGCACACGCGGCGTTCACACCGCGTGAGATAAAATGCGATGAAAACCGCTACCCGAAACGACCGGTAATATAGTCTTCAGTACGCCGCTCAGCCGGTGCGGTAAACAGCGAGTCGGTTTCGTTGTACTCGATCAGCCGACCATGATGAATAAACGCTGTGTAATCAGACACCCTCGCCGCCTGCTGCATGTTATGCGTCACCAGCACCAGCGTGAAACGGCGCTTGAGCGCGCCAATCAGTTCTTCGATCACCAATGTCGAGATCGGATCGAGCGCCGATGTCGGTTCATCCAGCAATAGTACTTCCGGTTCGATGGCGATAGCACGGGCGATCACCAGCCGCTGTTGCTGACCACTGGACAGCGTGAGTGCATTGTCGACGAGTCGGTCTTTTACCTCATGCCATAATGCCGCCGCCCGCAGGGCGCTTTCCACCGACTCATCCAACAGACGTCGGTCTTTCACCCCCTGCAAGCGCAGGCCGTAAATCACGTTTTCATAGATGGATTTAGGAAAGGGATTGGGACGCTGAAAAACCATACCGACCCGGCGGCGCAACGTCGAGACATCCAGCGACGGATCGTTGATACACATGCCCTGTAAACGGATGTCGCCATCAATACGGCAGCTATCCATCAAATCGTTCATGCGATTAAAACAGCGCAGCAAGGTAGATTTGCCGCAACCCGACGGCCCAATCAGCGCCGTCACACGGTTTTTCGGAATACGCAAAGAGATATCACACAGCGCTTGTTTATCGCCGTAATACAAATTCAGCCCGTCAACTGACAGCGCCGTTTGTTCATCAGTTAACCGGTGGACGTCCATCACGGGGAGTCGCTCCAGCGGTTTAGGCATACCCATCATTATTCTCCCGCCACTTAGAGTGACATCGCACGGTATTTTTCACGCAACACATGGCGAATGCCAATCGCCGCCAGATTCAACGCCACCACAATCAACACCAGTAGTAACGCGGTGGTATACACCAGTGGGCGAGCCGCTTCCACATCCGGGCTCTGAAACGCCAGATCATAAATCTGGAACCCCAGGTGCATGAATTTCCGCTCCAGATGCAGATAAGGAAAGATATCGTCCACCGGCAGTACCGGTACCGATTTCACCACCCCCACCAACATCAGCGGCGCGGTTTCGCCTGCTGCGCGCGCCACCGCCAGAATCAGCCCGGTCATCATCGCGGGGACCGCCATCGGCAGCACTACACGCCACAGGGTTTCCGCCCGGGTCGCCCCCAGCGCCAGCGAGCCATGACGCACTGATATCGGAATGCGTGACAACCCCTCTTCCGTAGATACTATCACCACCGGCAACGTTAATAGCGCCAGCGTCAGCGACGCCCACAGCAATCCCGGCGTACCGAAAGTCGGGTTCGGGAGCGATTCGGCGTAAAACAGACGATCCAACGTACCGCCCACCAGATAAACAAAAAAGCCCAGTCCGAACACACCATAGACGATGGACGGCACCCCAGCCAGATTCGCCACGGCAACCCGTACCCAACGGGTCAGGCTGGTGTTATCAGCGTATTCATGCAGATAAACCGCCGCCACCACGCCTAGTGGCATCACGATAACCGACATCAGAATAACCAGCAGCACGGTGCCGAAAATGGCGGGAAACAGCTGACCGGGACTACTGTCGTCGGGTTCAAACCGGCTTAACAGGCTACCTATCACCTGCAGCGTCTGGTGCGCCTTTTCGGAGAGGGTCATCGCATTCGGGTACCACGCCCGCTCAATCATTCTGACCGGGATGGTATGCAGTTGACCCTGCGCATCGCGTAGCGACACCGCCGTGCGGTTGATATCAGCATTGAACGCCATCAGTTGTTGATTAAGCGCACTGAAGTGGCGCTCCAGTGCGGCTCGCTCGGCACCAAGGCGTGCCTGTGCCTGCTCATTTAGCCGGTTTTCCCGCCGCAGTTTTTCTTCCTGCAACCGCAGTGCGTCAAACTGCTGGTTCACCCGGCTCATCTCCCCCAGGCGCAGCGTCTGAGCATGCGTCATCAATTGATGCACCTGCGCAATCCGCTGCTGTAGCGTTGACGGCAGATTGTCGGACACCAATGGCTGCCCGTCTTCCGTCATACCATCAAGATAACCATACGCCATACCGTTGGTGGTCCGGCGCACCGCCAACACATCCGCTGGCTGGCTGGCATGGGTCACCGAGGCGGACAGCAATGTCTGGAAACTCTGGCCGTAAGACTCTCGCCACCCGGTTTTAAGCAGATAGCGCGTAGCACCTGATGTAGGCGCATTGACGACACCGGCATCCGCCAGTTGCTGGTGGGTCAGCGGTTGTTCATCATAGCGCTCGCCGATCAACTGACGGGGATTGCCCTGTGCATCGTGCAGGCTAAACGACCATACCGGCTGCGGCCACAGGTAGCGCGCGCTCTGCCCAACCAGCAGCACGAACACCGCAACGATGGCAATCAGGCTGAACGTAATCGCAGACGCCGTGAGCCATACCCAGGGTGTTCCGGTGCGAAACCAACGCATCATGACAGTTCTCCCTCGTCGCGATAGCGGCGACGTAAACGCTGACGAATGATCTCCGCCAGCGAATTCACCACAAAGGTAAAGAGAAACAGTACCAACGCGGCTAAAAACAGCACCCGATAGTGCGCGCTGGACATTGCCGCTTCCGGCATTTCAATCGCGATATTCGCCGCCAGCGATCGCAATCCCTGAAACAAGCTATTGTCCATCACCGGCGTATTACCGGTCGCCATCAGCACGATCATGGTTTCACCCACCGCACGGCCAAAACTCAGCATCAGGGCAGCAAAAATGCCGGAACTGGCTGATGGCAGCACCACCCGCCACAACGTTTGCCATGCGGTGGCGCCCAATGCCAGCGACCCCTGACTCAGGCGAGCCGGTACGCTGAACAACGCATCCTCCGCCAGCGAAAAAATCAACGGAATCAAGGCAAACCCCAGCGCAACCCCCGCGACCAGCGTATTGCGCTGACTAAAACGATCCCCCATCCATTGCCACAGTGGTTGCCCCAGTAAGCGTGAATCGAGCCACGGCCCCAACCAGCACGCCAGCGCCAGCATCAGCAACATCGCCGGTATCAACAACAAGGCATCCCACCCAGCCGAGACACCACGTCGCCAGCGGGCAGGCAGTTGTTCCAGCAACCACCCACATCCCAACACCGCCACACCCCATAGCAGCGGCAGCAACAGGATAGCGGTCAGGTACGTCGCCATACGGGGGGCCAGCCACAACGCGGCAATCAGCCCGATCACCACCGTCGGCAGCGCCCCCATGATTTCCATCGCAGGTTTGATCCAACGCCGTAGCGTCGGCGTCATGAAACAGGCGGTATAAATCGCCGCCGCCAGCGCCAGCGGTGCCGCGAATAACATGGCATAGAGCGCTGCTTTAAACGTGCCGCTCAATAACGGAACCAGACTGAATTTAGCCTGATAACTGTCGTCGGCGGCGGTCGGTTGCCAGACATAATCCGGTTCCGGGTAGTTTTCATACCAGAGCTTTTGCCACAGCCCACGCCAGCCAATATCAGGATACGGATTATCGAGTTGATACGGTCGCCAGTCCGTGTCCGTTTCCAGCAACAGTGCTCGCCCACGCGGGGAAAATGCCGCGATTCGGGCCTGTGGTGCCAGTAACGCGCTCATCAGCTCGCCGGATTGCTTACTGGCAAACAACGAGAAATGCCCTTGCGGGTCAAGGGTGGCAAAAACGCGGCGGCGCGGCTCAACAATCAGATTCAGTTGCCGTCCATCGGTGGGGAAAATACGAATTTCACTCAAATGCGGCCCGGTTGTCGTCGGGGTATCGAACCATTGGCTGACGCGCCCATCAGCGGATTTGATCAGCAACGAATGTCCGCCAGCCAGCAGCGATAACGACAGTGGTGCCGTTCCCGGCAAGGTGACCGTTTCACGGGCGGTAAGCACTTGCTCACGCAGTTGCCATACCGTCAGGCGGTTGCCACTCAAGGTATAGAGCTGCTGACCATCCGGCGATAACAGCAGTTGTTGCACAGGTTCGTCGGGTTGAACCTGCGACACCGCTTGCAGGTCCGCGAGCGTCAACATGTCGACGGGTGGGGTATTGAGCGACAACGCATAAAGCTGCAAACGGTTCTCCGCGTCAATCAACGCCATCCACAACATATCGTCTGACTCGGCAATCGCCAGTTGTCGCAGCGGCTGCGTCGCCCCAGCCAGGCGAAGCGAATGCTCACCCAGCGGGTATCGCCATTGGGGTATACCGGCGCTGGACAACGGCAAATCCGGGCGGAGCACTCTCAGTGCCCCGTCAGCCTGCCCCAGCACCAGTAGTGGGTGCTCACCGGTACTGATCGCCGCCACGGCGACCGACGGCGCCACCGACACACTGGCGTTAACCTGCCCGCGCGCAAGATCGATAAACTCGCCGTTTCCCCCGGCATCAACCCGAAAAGCCCAGCGGCCGCTATCATTAATGCCAAGCGCCAGCGTCGGGTCATGGCTATCGACAGCCACAGGCTCCAACGGGCGAATTGACGCGGACGAAAATAGCGGGATCACCACATACAGCAGATAAATAAAGATAGTCAGTAACGCCAGCAATACCAGCCACCCGCTGCCCACCACAATCCGGCGCGTCAGCCGGTCGATGAACGCCCGCTGTTTGTCCCGATACGCTAAATTGCCTGAGTCTGCCATCTGTCGCCGTTGTTCCTGCTGTGTCGAAAATATGACCATCTTCTTGCATTGAGAAGAGGAAATGAAATATCCCGTCGCAGACGGGGTAACATATGTTGCCTTTACACCTGTAATATGACAATGGTAAGTCGATACGCGCATTCGCTTTTATCGTCATTTGCGCGCCATAATGAACGTGGATAGTAGCTGCACTTAAGTAAAAATAGTGTAACGGAGCGACAATGAGTCAGGACAAACTCTACATAGAAAAAGAGTTGAGTTGGTTATCCTTTAATGAACGTGTGTTGCAGGAAGCCTCGGACAAAACCAATCCACTGATTGAACGGATGCGATTCCTGGGTATCTATTCCAGCAATCTGGACGAGTTCTACAAAGTTCGTTTTGCTGACCTGAAGCGCCGCATCCTGATCAATGAAGAACAAGGCTCCGATGGCGAACTGCGCCAATTACTCGGCAAAATCCAGGCCCGGGTACTGAAAACCGACCAACAGTTTGACAATCTGTACAACGAATTGCTGTTGGAGATGGCCCGTAATCAGATCTTTTTGGTGAACGAGCGTCAGGTCTCTTCCAATCAGCAAATCTGGCTGCGCGAGTATTTTCGACAGAACCTGCGCCCGCACATCACACCGATTTTGATTCTGCCGGAAACCAATCTGGTCGAGTTTCTGAAAGACGATTACACCTATCTGGCGGTAGAAATCATTCGCGGTGAAAAAACCGACTATGCGCTGCTGGAAATTCCATCTGACAAGGTGCCCCGCTTCGTCGACCTGCCGCCGGAAGCGCCACATCGTCGCAAAACCATGATTCTTATCGACAACATCCTGCGTTACTGCCTGGATGATATTTTCCGCGGCTTTTTCGATTTTGACGCGCTAAACGCTTACTCCATGAAAATGACCCGTGACGCCGAATA from Dickeya zeae NCPPB 2538 encodes the following:
- a CDS encoding L-serine ammonia-lyase; amino-acid sequence: MVSVFDIFKIGIGPSSSHTVGPMKAGNMFTDDLVNLSLISSVDAIIVDVYGSLALTGKGHHTDIAIIMGLAGNLPDSVDIDAIPAFIQQVQHSGRLPLLNGRYEVNFPLDSALRFQPENLPLHENGMTIRALDASKNVLYSKTYYSIGGGFVVDQEHFGQPMAQEERAPWPFYSARQLLQHCHDNCLSLSAVVMKNEIAMHGRDALETYFASVWQTMQNAIHRGMNTEGVLPGPLRVPRRASALHRLLFTNGRFSNDPMDAMDWVNMFAMAVSEENAAGGRVVTAPTNGACGIIPAVLAYYDRFIQPVTPDTYLRYFLAAGAIGILFKMNASISGAEVGCQGEVGVACSMAAAGLAELLGANPEQVCIAAEIGMEHNLGLTCDPVAGQVQVPCIERNAIASVKAINAARMAIRRSSEPRVSLDKVIETMYETGKDMNAKYRETSRGGLAIKVVQCE
- a CDS encoding helix-turn-helix domain-containing protein, which codes for MRFSTMSEGDIITELCRRIKDARIQQRLSQVDLAERAGLGIATIKRAEMGESITLSSLLAILRGLNRLHQLEGVLFDTEVENFNARLNGGQSRAPLRIRKKNTDTPTPVTAAESMPKPVASALDWYVSAAENNLIWSWPDNEKKPS
- the pstB gene encoding phosphate ABC transporter ATP-binding protein PstB, which encodes MGMPKPLERLPVMDVHRLTDEQTALSVDGLNLYYGDKQALCDISLRIPKNRVTALIGPSGCGKSTLLRCFNRMNDLMDSCRIDGDIRLQGMCINDPSLDVSTLRRRVGMVFQRPNPFPKSIYENVIYGLRLQGVKDRRLLDESVESALRAAALWHEVKDRLVDNALTLSSGQQQRLVIARAIAIEPEVLLLDEPTSALDPISTLVIEELIGALKRRFTLVLVTHNMQQAARVSDYTAFIHHGRLIEYNETDSLFTAPAERRTEDYITGRFG
- the pstA gene encoding phosphate ABC transporter permease PstA, whose amino-acid sequence is MMRWFRTGTPWVWLTASAITFSLIAIVAVFVLLVGQSARYLWPQPVWSFSLHDAQGNPRQLIGERYDEQPLTHQQLADAGVVNAPTSGATRYLLKTGWRESYGQSFQTLLSASVTHASQPADVLAVRRTTNGMAYGYLDGMTEDGQPLVSDNLPSTLQQRIAQVHQLMTHAQTLRLGEMSRVNQQFDALRLQEEKLRRENRLNEQAQARLGAERAALERHFSALNQQLMAFNADINRTAVSLRDAQGQLHTIPVRMIERAWYPNAMTLSEKAHQTLQVIGSLLSRFEPDDSSPGQLFPAIFGTVLLVILMSVIVMPLGVVAAVYLHEYADNTSLTRWVRVAVANLAGVPSIVYGVFGLGFFVYLVGGTLDRLFYAESLPNPTFGTPGLLWASLTLALLTLPVVIVSTEEGLSRIPISVRHGSLALGATRAETLWRVVLPMAVPAMMTGLILAVARAAGETAPLMLVGVVKSVPVLPVDDIFPYLHLERKFMHLGFQIYDLAFQSPDVEAARPLVYTTALLLVLIVVALNLAAIGIRHVLREKYRAMSL
- a CDS encoding ABC transporter permease subunit produces the protein MADSGNLAYRDKQRAFIDRLTRRIVVGSGWLVLLALLTIFIYLLYVVIPLFSSASIRPLEPVAVDSHDPTLALGINDSGRWAFRVDAGGNGEFIDLARGQVNASVSVAPSVAVAAISTGEHPLLVLGQADGALRVLRPDLPLSSAGIPQWRYPLGEHSLRLAGATQPLRQLAIAESDDMLWMALIDAENRLQLYALSLNTPPVDMLTLADLQAVSQVQPDEPVQQLLLSPDGQQLYTLSGNRLTVWQLREQVLTARETVTLPGTAPLSLSLLAGGHSLLIKSADGRVSQWFDTPTTTGPHLSEIRIFPTDGRQLNLIVEPRRRVFATLDPQGHFSLFASKQSGELMSALLAPQARIAAFSPRGRALLLETDTDWRPYQLDNPYPDIGWRGLWQKLWYENYPEPDYVWQPTAADDSYQAKFSLVPLLSGTFKAALYAMLFAAPLALAAAIYTACFMTPTLRRWIKPAMEIMGALPTVVIGLIAALWLAPRMATYLTAILLLPLLWGVAVLGCGWLLEQLPARWRRGVSAGWDALLLIPAMLLMLALACWLGPWLDSRLLGQPLWQWMGDRFSQRNTLVAGVALGFALIPLIFSLAEDALFSVPARLSQGSLALGATAWQTLWRVVLPSASSGIFAALMLSFGRAVGETMIVLMATGNTPVMDNSLFQGLRSLAANIAIEMPEAAMSSAHYRVLFLAALVLFLFTFVVNSLAEIIRQRLRRRYRDEGELS